The sequence CGTTATTAAAGGCACTTTTTTATTAAGTTAAAATTGCCCATTATACCAGCTGAAATAACCTAGTTTCATAGATATTGTCACTATAATTCCTAATAGTAGAAGCATGCTTATTAAAAATAACCAATCCACCCAACTAACCGTAAATTGTCGGTAAAAGGTACGGTTCTTTTCTCCGCTAAATCCTTTCGATTCCATGGCAATTGCTGTACGTTCTGCTTTCAGGATCGCACCCGCAAGTAAAGGAATAGCATAGCGTTTGTATTGCTGAATCGTATTTCTTATACCAGAGCCGCGATCAGCTCCTCTTACTCGATGAGCAGCCCGGATTTGCCAAAGCTCTTCTTTCATTAGCGGTAAAAAGCGAAACCCTGCTAAAATGCCATATGCCAGCTTTGGCGGCAGCTTACATTGCTGCATCAGGCTGAGAATAAAATGAACCATATTTGTAGTAAAGATAAACATAAATGATAAGGCTGCAAAAGCTAACATACGTAAGGTTAGGGATAAAGCAACCGTAACATTTTCTTTTGGTAATTCCCAAAACAAAAACGTTGTCGTAATTTCAGGATTACTTGCCTCATTAGAAAAAGCGAGCGTTGTCCAGAGCATCCCCACAGATAACAGACAGACAACTAAGAAATAAATGATATACAGTCTCCAAGCTACTTTTCCAAATAAAAAGGTAATTAGTATAGTTAATAAACAATAGACGAGTGGCGTAAATGGATCAAAGAAAAATGTTAATAGACAGACTGTAATAATAACCGTTATCGCCTTTATGCTAGGATTGATGTCATTTAATAACGTACGCATTATCCTGTTCCTCCATCTGCTGTTTTAGTTTTATACGAGTAGGATAATCTAAATGCCAGTTCTCCAGGTGTGGCATGTCCCATAGCTGATCTGGCGTTTTATCAGCTACTATTTTTCCATTTGCCAGTACGATTACGCGATCTGCATATTGATCAACTAATTCCATATCATGTGTAATCATCATAATGGTTGTACCTGCTTGATGTCGTTCGCGTAATAGTTGCATTAATTGATGTAAAGATGCAGTATCTTGACCAAACGTAGGCTCATCCAAAAACAAAATATGTTGTTCATCGACAATCATGGTAGCAACACTAAGGCGACGCTTTTGTCCTTGGCTCAATGAATAGGGATGATAATTTTCCAGACCATTTAACTGGCAACTCGTTACTATTTCATGAACCCTTTCTTTAATTTTAGATTCTGAAAATGAGCGTAACCGTAATGTATAGGCAATTTCATCATAAACATTATCCGTAATAAATTGATGCTCTGGATTTTGAAACACATATCCAATTTGCTGCCGTAAAGTAGACTCTTTCCAAGTTTCAAGCAAACGTCCGTTTAAATGAATTTTTCCAGATGTAGGACGATCTATACCAGCCAGTAAACGAAGTAAGGAGGTTTTTCCACTGCCATTAGCACCGGTGATAGCAACAAAAGATGGATGAAATAGTTGAAACGTAATATTGTGCAAAATTTCTTGTTTGTTTTTGCTTAAATATAGATTAGAACTGGCCAGAATTATTTTTTCGTTTGGTACGTCGAGGAACATTTTTCTTTCTAAATAGTAACGATCTAAATAAGATACGTTTGCTAAAAAATCCTCATTCGTTAGTGGCAGCCTTGTATAGGTTGCTTGCTGATGACTAGCAGCCTCTAGTACAAGCTCGGTTACAGGCGGAAGTGAAATTCCTTGGCTTTGAATTTGTTGCTGCTTGTGTTTCATTGCTTCCATTAGCGAACCATCATACATACATCGACCATCTTTTGAAAGAATATAAGCTCGTTCAATAAAGGCTACCCAACCTTCCAACTGATGTTCGATAACCATTAAACTGATATTTTTTTCCTGTTGAATATGTTTCATTGTTTTAATAAAATCTTGTTTTGCTAATGGATCCAAATTCGCAGTAGGCTCATCTAGGATTAAAAAGTCAGGTTGAAGAGCTAGTACACAAGCTAAGGCAACTTTTTGTTTTTGCCCACCGGAAAGCGAGTGAATCGCAGCTTTTCTGTATCGCGACAAATTTACAAGTTGTAATACTTCCGTTATTTTCTGTTCCATTTCTACTTGTGGTGTATG is a genomic window of Virgibacillus proomii containing:
- a CDS encoding energy-coupling factor transporter transmembrane component T family protein, with protein sequence MRTLLNDINPSIKAITVIITVCLLTFFFDPFTPLVYCLLTILITFLFGKVAWRLYIIYFLVVCLLSVGMLWTTLAFSNEASNPEITTTFLFWELPKENVTVALSLTLRMLAFAALSFMFIFTTNMVHFILSLMQQCKLPPKLAYGILAGFRFLPLMKEELWQIRAAHRVRGADRGSGIRNTIQQYKRYAIPLLAGAILKAERTAIAMESKGFSGEKNRTFYRQFTVSWVDWLFLISMLLLLGIIVTISMKLGYFSWYNGQF
- a CDS encoding ABC transporter ATP-binding protein, with amino-acid sequence MIQVNQLSLWFDRVENPVLDKISFQLNQGETMLLLGPSGSGKSTLTFCLNGIYPRELDGKMEGSVQVSGQSVNDTPPGEISKQVGVVFQDPESQFCMLTVEDEIAFGLENIHTPQVEMEQKITEVLQLVNLSRYRKAAIHSLSGGQKQKVALACVLALQPDFLILDEPTANLDPLAKQDFIKTMKHIQQEKNISLMVIEHQLEGWVAFIERAYILSKDGRCMYDGSLMEAMKHKQQQIQSQGISLPPVTELVLEAASHQQATYTRLPLTNEDFLANVSYLDRYYLERKMFLDVPNEKIILASSNLYLSKNKQEILHNITFQLFHPSFVAITGANGSGKTSLLRLLAGIDRPTSGKIHLNGRLLETWKESTLRQQIGYVFQNPEHQFITDNVYDEIAYTLRLRSFSESKIKERVHEIVTSCQLNGLENYHPYSLSQGQKRRLSVATMIVDEQHILFLDEPTFGQDTASLHQLMQLLRERHQAGTTIMMITHDMELVDQYADRVIVLANGKIVADKTPDQLWDMPHLENWHLDYPTRIKLKQQMEEQDNAYVIK